The following proteins are co-located in the Lagenorhynchus albirostris chromosome 2, mLagAlb1.1, whole genome shotgun sequence genome:
- the PYCR2 gene encoding pyrroline-5-carboxylate reductase 2 isoform X3 — protein sequence MSVGFIGAGQLACALARGFTAAGILSAHKIIASSPDMDLPTVSALRKMGVNLTRSNKETVRHSDVLFLAVKPHIIPFILDEIGADVQARHIVVSCAAGVTISSVEKKLMAFQPAPKVIRCMTNTPVLVREGATVYATGTHALVEDGQLLEQLMSSVGFCTEVEEDLIDAVTGLSGSGPAYAFMALDALADGGVKMGLPRRLAVRLGAQALLGAAKMLLDSEQHPGQLKDNVCSPGGATIHALHVLESGGFRSLLINAVEASCIQTRGCRGLKGISSLLQLSCSSVVGPST from the exons ATGAGCGTGGGCTTCATCGGCGCTGGCCAGCTGGCCTGTGCCCTGGCGCGGGGCTTCACGGCCGCAG GCATCCTGTCGGCTCACAAGATAATAGCCAGCTCCCcggacatggacctgcccacagTGTCCGCGCTCAGG AAGATGGGTGTGAACCTGACCCGGAGTAATAAGGAGACAGTGAGGCACAGTGACGTCCTGTTCCTAGCCGTGAAGCCACACATCATCCCCTTCATCCTGGACGAGATCGGGGCCGACGTTCAGGCCAGGCACATTGTGGTCTCCTGCGCGGCAGGTGTCACCATCAGCTCTGTCGAGAAG AAGCTGATGGCATTCCAACCGGCCCCCAAGGTGATCCGCTGCATGACCAACACGCCCGTGTTGGTGCGAGAGGGCGCGACAGTGTACGCCACGGGCACCCATGCCTTGGTGGAGGATGGGCAGCTCCTGGAGCAGCTCATGAGCAGCGTGGGCTTCTGCACTGAGGTGGAGGAGGACCTGATTGACGCCGTCACAGGGCTCAGCGGCAGCGGGCCTGCCTAT GCGTTCATGGCCCTGGACGCGTTGGCCGACGGTGGGGTGAAGATGGGCCTGCCGAGGCGCCTGGCTGTCCGACTGGGGGCCCAGGCCTTGCTG GGGGCTGCCAAGATGCTGCTGGACTCAGAGCAGCACCCGGGCCAGCTCAAGGACAATGTCTGCTCCCCTGGGGGGGCCACCATCCACGCCCTGCACGTCCTAGAGAGCGGGGGCTTCCGCTCCCTGCTCATCAACGCAGTTGAGGCCTCCTGCATCCAAACACG AGGATGCCGAGGCCTGAAGGGGATAAGCAGCTTACTCCAGTTGAGTTGTTCATCAGTCGTGGGGCCGTCTACATAG
- the PYCR2 gene encoding pyrroline-5-carboxylate reductase 2 isoform X1: protein MSVGFIGAGQLACALARGFTAAGILSAHKIIASSPDMDLPTVSALRKMGVNLTRSNKETVRHSDVLFLAVKPHIIPFILDEIGADVQARHIVVSCAAGVTISSVEKKLMAFQPAPKVIRCMTNTPVLVREGATVYATGTHALVEDGQLLEQLMSSVGFCTEVEEDLIDAVTGLSGSGPAYAFMALDALADGGVKMGLPRRLAVRLGAQALLGAAKMLLDSEQHPGQLKDNVCSPGGATIHALHVLESGGFRSLLINAVEASCIQTRELQSMADQEKISPAALKKTLLDRVKLDSRTVTSLTPSSSGKLLTRSPVPGGKRD, encoded by the exons ATGAGCGTGGGCTTCATCGGCGCTGGCCAGCTGGCCTGTGCCCTGGCGCGGGGCTTCACGGCCGCAG GCATCCTGTCGGCTCACAAGATAATAGCCAGCTCCCcggacatggacctgcccacagTGTCCGCGCTCAGG AAGATGGGTGTGAACCTGACCCGGAGTAATAAGGAGACAGTGAGGCACAGTGACGTCCTGTTCCTAGCCGTGAAGCCACACATCATCCCCTTCATCCTGGACGAGATCGGGGCCGACGTTCAGGCCAGGCACATTGTGGTCTCCTGCGCGGCAGGTGTCACCATCAGCTCTGTCGAGAAG AAGCTGATGGCATTCCAACCGGCCCCCAAGGTGATCCGCTGCATGACCAACACGCCCGTGTTGGTGCGAGAGGGCGCGACAGTGTACGCCACGGGCACCCATGCCTTGGTGGAGGATGGGCAGCTCCTGGAGCAGCTCATGAGCAGCGTGGGCTTCTGCACTGAGGTGGAGGAGGACCTGATTGACGCCGTCACAGGGCTCAGCGGCAGCGGGCCTGCCTAT GCGTTCATGGCCCTGGACGCGTTGGCCGACGGTGGGGTGAAGATGGGCCTGCCGAGGCGCCTGGCTGTCCGACTGGGGGCCCAGGCCTTGCTG GGGGCTGCCAAGATGCTGCTGGACTCAGAGCAGCACCCGGGCCAGCTCAAGGACAATGTCTGCTCCCCTGGGGGGGCCACCATCCACGCCCTGCACGTCCTAGAGAGCGGGGGCTTCCGCTCCCTGCTCATCAACGCAGTTGAGGCCTCCTGCATCCAAACACG AGAGCTGCAGTCCATGGCCGACCAAGAAAAGATCTCCCCAGCTGCCCTCAAGAAGACCCTCCTGGACAGAGTGAAGCTGGACTCCCGCACAGTGACCTCACTGACCCCCTCCAGCTCAGGGAAGCTCCTCACGAGAAGCCCAGTCCCAGGAGGCAAAAGAGACTAA
- the PYCR2 gene encoding pyrroline-5-carboxylate reductase 2 isoform X2, with the protein MSVGFIGAGQLACALARGFTAAGILSAHKIIASSPDMDLPTVSALRKMGVNLTRSNKETVRHSDVLFLAVKPHIIPFILDEIGADVQARHIVVSCAAGVTISSVEKKLMAFQPAPKVIRCMTNTPVLVREGATVYATGTHALVEDGQLLEQLMSSVGFCTEVEEDLIDAVTGLSGSGPAYAFMALDALADGGVKMGLPRRLAVRLGAQALLMLLDSEQHPGQLKDNVCSPGGATIHALHVLESGGFRSLLINAVEASCIQTRELQSMADQEKISPAALKKTLLDRVKLDSRTVTSLTPSSSGKLLTRSPVPGGKRD; encoded by the exons ATGAGCGTGGGCTTCATCGGCGCTGGCCAGCTGGCCTGTGCCCTGGCGCGGGGCTTCACGGCCGCAG GCATCCTGTCGGCTCACAAGATAATAGCCAGCTCCCcggacatggacctgcccacagTGTCCGCGCTCAGG AAGATGGGTGTGAACCTGACCCGGAGTAATAAGGAGACAGTGAGGCACAGTGACGTCCTGTTCCTAGCCGTGAAGCCACACATCATCCCCTTCATCCTGGACGAGATCGGGGCCGACGTTCAGGCCAGGCACATTGTGGTCTCCTGCGCGGCAGGTGTCACCATCAGCTCTGTCGAGAAG AAGCTGATGGCATTCCAACCGGCCCCCAAGGTGATCCGCTGCATGACCAACACGCCCGTGTTGGTGCGAGAGGGCGCGACAGTGTACGCCACGGGCACCCATGCCTTGGTGGAGGATGGGCAGCTCCTGGAGCAGCTCATGAGCAGCGTGGGCTTCTGCACTGAGGTGGAGGAGGACCTGATTGACGCCGTCACAGGGCTCAGCGGCAGCGGGCCTGCCTAT GCGTTCATGGCCCTGGACGCGTTGGCCGACGGTGGGGTGAAGATGGGCCTGCCGAGGCGCCTGGCTGTCCGACTGGGGGCCCAGGCCTTGCTG ATGCTGCTGGACTCAGAGCAGCACCCGGGCCAGCTCAAGGACAATGTCTGCTCCCCTGGGGGGGCCACCATCCACGCCCTGCACGTCCTAGAGAGCGGGGGCTTCCGCTCCCTGCTCATCAACGCAGTTGAGGCCTCCTGCATCCAAACACG AGAGCTGCAGTCCATGGCCGACCAAGAAAAGATCTCCCCAGCTGCCCTCAAGAAGACCCTCCTGGACAGAGTGAAGCTGGACTCCCGCACAGTGACCTCACTGACCCCCTCCAGCTCAGGGAAGCTCCTCACGAGAAGCCCAGTCCCAGGAGGCAAAAGAGACTAA
- the LOC132508093 gene encoding left-right determination factor 2-like isoform X2 produces MRPLWLCWALWALPLAGPGAALTEERVLGSLLRQLRLSEAPVLDGADVERLVIPAHVRAQYVALLQRSHGARSRGKRFSQHFREVAGRFLVSEAALRSHERLFPRSDRARVTVQWLHVRDDGSNRTSLIDSRLVSIHESGWKALDVTDAVNFWQQLRRPRQPLLLQVSVQREHLGPLASSAHTLVRFASQGPSGAGQREPQLELHTLDLRDYGAQGNCDPKAPATEGTRCCRREVYIDLQGMKWAENWVLEPPGFLAYECVGTCQQPPEPLTFKWPFLGPRQCIASETTSLPMIVSIPEGGKPRPQVVSLPNLRVQKCSCASDGAPVPRKLEP; encoded by the exons ATGCGGCCCCTCTGGCTCTGCTGGGCGCTCTGGGCGCTGCCCCTGGCCGGCCCCGGGGCGGCCCTGACCGAGGAGCGGGTCCTGGGCAGCTTGCTGCGGCAGCTGCGCCTCAGCGAGGCTCCCGTCCTGGACGGGGCCGATGTGGAGAGGCTGGTCATCCCTGCCCACGTGAGGGCCCAGTACGTGGCCCTGCTGCAGCGCAGCCACGGGGCCCGCTCCCGGGGGAAGAGGTTCAGCCAGCACTTCCGAG AGGTGGCCGGCAGGTTCCTGGTGTCCGAG GCCGCGCTCCGCAGCCACGAGCGGCTCTTCCCGCGCAGCGACCGCGCCCGAGTCACCGTCCAGTGGCTGCACGTCCGCGACGACGGTTCCAACCGCACCTCCCTCATCGACTCCAG GCTGGTGTCCATCCACGAGAGCGGCTGGAAGGCCTTGGACGTGACGGATGCCGTGAACTTCTGGCAGCAGCTGCGCCGGCCCCGGCAGCCGCTGCTGCTGCAGGTGTCGGTGCAGCGGGAGCACCTGGGCCCGCTGGCCTCCAGCGCCCACACGCTGGTCCGCTTCGCCTCGCAGGGGCCGTCGGGCGCCGGGCAGCGGGAGCCCCAGCTGGAGCTGCACACCCTGGACCTCAGGGATTACGG AGCTCAGGGAAACTGTGATCCTAAGGCACCAGCGACCGAGGGCACCCGCTGCTGCCGCCGGGAGGTGTACATTGACCTGCAGGGGATGAAGTGGGCTGAGAACTGGGTCCTGGAGCCCCCGGGCTTCCTGGCCTACGAGTGTGTGGGCACCTGCCAGCAGCCCCCAGAGCCCCTGACCTTCAAGTGGCCATTTCTGGGGCCGAGACAGTGCATCGCCTCAGAGACGACCTCGCTGCCCATGATTGTCAGCATCCCGGAGGGAGGCAAGCCCAGGCCCCAGGTGGTCAGCTTGCCCAACCTGAGGGTGCAGAAGTGCAGCTGTGCCTCGGATGGGGCGCCTGTACCGAGGAAGCTGGAGCCGTAG
- the LOC132508093 gene encoding left-right determination factor 2-like isoform X1 — MRPLWLCWALWALPLAGPGAALTEERVLGSLLRQLRLSEAPVLDGADVERLVIPAHVRAQYVALLQRSHGARSRGKRFSQHFREVAGRFLVSEVSSHLLVFDMEQRLPPHSELVQAVLRLFQEPVPKAALRSHERLFPRSDRARVTVQWLHVRDDGSNRTSLIDSRLVSIHESGWKALDVTDAVNFWQQLRRPRQPLLLQVSVQREHLGPLASSAHTLVRFASQGPSGAGQREPQLELHTLDLRDYGAQGNCDPKAPATEGTRCCRREVYIDLQGMKWAENWVLEPPGFLAYECVGTCQQPPEPLTFKWPFLGPRQCIASETTSLPMIVSIPEGGKPRPQVVSLPNLRVQKCSCASDGAPVPRKLEP; from the exons ATGCGGCCCCTCTGGCTCTGCTGGGCGCTCTGGGCGCTGCCCCTGGCCGGCCCCGGGGCGGCCCTGACCGAGGAGCGGGTCCTGGGCAGCTTGCTGCGGCAGCTGCGCCTCAGCGAGGCTCCCGTCCTGGACGGGGCCGATGTGGAGAGGCTGGTCATCCCTGCCCACGTGAGGGCCCAGTACGTGGCCCTGCTGCAGCGCAGCCACGGGGCCCGCTCCCGGGGGAAGAGGTTCAGCCAGCACTTCCGAG AGGTGGCCGGCAGGTTCCTGGTGTCCGAGGTCTCCTCGCACCTGCTGGTGTTCGACATGGAGCAGCGGCTGCCGCCCCACAGCGAGCTGGTGCAGGCCGTGCTGCGCCTCTTCCAGGAGCCGGTTCCCAAGGCCGCGCTCCGCAGCCACGAGCGGCTCTTCCCGCGCAGCGACCGCGCCCGAGTCACCGTCCAGTGGCTGCACGTCCGCGACGACGGTTCCAACCGCACCTCCCTCATCGACTCCAG GCTGGTGTCCATCCACGAGAGCGGCTGGAAGGCCTTGGACGTGACGGATGCCGTGAACTTCTGGCAGCAGCTGCGCCGGCCCCGGCAGCCGCTGCTGCTGCAGGTGTCGGTGCAGCGGGAGCACCTGGGCCCGCTGGCCTCCAGCGCCCACACGCTGGTCCGCTTCGCCTCGCAGGGGCCGTCGGGCGCCGGGCAGCGGGAGCCCCAGCTGGAGCTGCACACCCTGGACCTCAGGGATTACGG AGCTCAGGGAAACTGTGATCCTAAGGCACCAGCGACCGAGGGCACCCGCTGCTGCCGCCGGGAGGTGTACATTGACCTGCAGGGGATGAAGTGGGCTGAGAACTGGGTCCTGGAGCCCCCGGGCTTCCTGGCCTACGAGTGTGTGGGCACCTGCCAGCAGCCCCCAGAGCCCCTGACCTTCAAGTGGCCATTTCTGGGGCCGAGACAGTGCATCGCCTCAGAGACGACCTCGCTGCCCATGATTGTCAGCATCCCGGAGGGAGGCAAGCCCAGGCCCCAGGTGGTCAGCTTGCCCAACCTGAGGGTGCAGAAGTGCAGCTGTGCCTCGGATGGGGCGCCTGTACCGAGGAAGCTGGAGCCGTAG
- the PYCR2 gene encoding pyrroline-5-carboxylate reductase 2 isoform X5: MSVGFIGAGQLACALARGFTAAGILSAHKIIASSPDMDLPTVSALRKMGVNLTRSNKETVRHSDVLFLAVKPHIIPFILDEIGADVQARHIVVSCAAGVTISSVEKKLMAFQPAPKVIRCMTNTPVLVREGATVYATGTHALVEDGQLLEQLMSSVGFCTEVEEDLIDAVTGLSGSGPAYAFMALDALADGGVKMGLPRRLAVRLGAQALLGAAKMLLDSEQHPGQLKDNVCSPGGATIHALHVLESGGFRSLLINAVEASCIQTR, translated from the exons ATGAGCGTGGGCTTCATCGGCGCTGGCCAGCTGGCCTGTGCCCTGGCGCGGGGCTTCACGGCCGCAG GCATCCTGTCGGCTCACAAGATAATAGCCAGCTCCCcggacatggacctgcccacagTGTCCGCGCTCAGG AAGATGGGTGTGAACCTGACCCGGAGTAATAAGGAGACAGTGAGGCACAGTGACGTCCTGTTCCTAGCCGTGAAGCCACACATCATCCCCTTCATCCTGGACGAGATCGGGGCCGACGTTCAGGCCAGGCACATTGTGGTCTCCTGCGCGGCAGGTGTCACCATCAGCTCTGTCGAGAAG AAGCTGATGGCATTCCAACCGGCCCCCAAGGTGATCCGCTGCATGACCAACACGCCCGTGTTGGTGCGAGAGGGCGCGACAGTGTACGCCACGGGCACCCATGCCTTGGTGGAGGATGGGCAGCTCCTGGAGCAGCTCATGAGCAGCGTGGGCTTCTGCACTGAGGTGGAGGAGGACCTGATTGACGCCGTCACAGGGCTCAGCGGCAGCGGGCCTGCCTAT GCGTTCATGGCCCTGGACGCGTTGGCCGACGGTGGGGTGAAGATGGGCCTGCCGAGGCGCCTGGCTGTCCGACTGGGGGCCCAGGCCTTGCTG GGGGCTGCCAAGATGCTGCTGGACTCAGAGCAGCACCCGGGCCAGCTCAAGGACAATGTCTGCTCCCCTGGGGGGGCCACCATCCACGCCCTGCACGTCCTAGAGAGCGGGGGCTTCCGCTCCCTGCTCATCAACGCAGTTGAGGCCTCCTGCATCCAAACACG ATAA
- the PYCR2 gene encoding pyrroline-5-carboxylate reductase 2 isoform X6 yields MAFQPAPKVIRCMTNTPVLVREGATVYATGTHALVEDGQLLEQLMSSVGFCTEVEEDLIDAVTGLSGSGPAYAFMALDALADGGVKMGLPRRLAVRLGAQALLGAAKMLLDSEQHPGQLKDNVCSPGGATIHALHVLESGGFRSLLINAVEASCIQTRELQSMADQEKISPAALKKTLLDRVKLDSRTVTSLTPSSSGKLLTRSPVPGGKRD; encoded by the exons ATGGCATTCCAACCGGCCCCCAAGGTGATCCGCTGCATGACCAACACGCCCGTGTTGGTGCGAGAGGGCGCGACAGTGTACGCCACGGGCACCCATGCCTTGGTGGAGGATGGGCAGCTCCTGGAGCAGCTCATGAGCAGCGTGGGCTTCTGCACTGAGGTGGAGGAGGACCTGATTGACGCCGTCACAGGGCTCAGCGGCAGCGGGCCTGCCTAT GCGTTCATGGCCCTGGACGCGTTGGCCGACGGTGGGGTGAAGATGGGCCTGCCGAGGCGCCTGGCTGTCCGACTGGGGGCCCAGGCCTTGCTG GGGGCTGCCAAGATGCTGCTGGACTCAGAGCAGCACCCGGGCCAGCTCAAGGACAATGTCTGCTCCCCTGGGGGGGCCACCATCCACGCCCTGCACGTCCTAGAGAGCGGGGGCTTCCGCTCCCTGCTCATCAACGCAGTTGAGGCCTCCTGCATCCAAACACG AGAGCTGCAGTCCATGGCCGACCAAGAAAAGATCTCCCCAGCTGCCCTCAAGAAGACCCTCCTGGACAGAGTGAAGCTGGACTCCCGCACAGTGACCTCACTGACCCCCTCCAGCTCAGGGAAGCTCCTCACGAGAAGCCCAGTCCCAGGAGGCAAAAGAGACTAA
- the PYCR2 gene encoding pyrroline-5-carboxylate reductase 2 isoform X4 — protein sequence MGVNLTRSNKETVRHSDVLFLAVKPHIIPFILDEIGADVQARHIVVSCAAGVTISSVEKKLMAFQPAPKVIRCMTNTPVLVREGATVYATGTHALVEDGQLLEQLMSSVGFCTEVEEDLIDAVTGLSGSGPAYAFMALDALADGGVKMGLPRRLAVRLGAQALLGAAKMLLDSEQHPGQLKDNVCSPGGATIHALHVLESGGFRSLLINAVEASCIQTRELQSMADQEKISPAALKKTLLDRVKLDSRTVTSLTPSSSGKLLTRSPVPGGKRD from the exons ATGGGTGTGAACCTGACCCGGAGTAATAAGGAGACAGTGAGGCACAGTGACGTCCTGTTCCTAGCCGTGAAGCCACACATCATCCCCTTCATCCTGGACGAGATCGGGGCCGACGTTCAGGCCAGGCACATTGTGGTCTCCTGCGCGGCAGGTGTCACCATCAGCTCTGTCGAGAAG AAGCTGATGGCATTCCAACCGGCCCCCAAGGTGATCCGCTGCATGACCAACACGCCCGTGTTGGTGCGAGAGGGCGCGACAGTGTACGCCACGGGCACCCATGCCTTGGTGGAGGATGGGCAGCTCCTGGAGCAGCTCATGAGCAGCGTGGGCTTCTGCACTGAGGTGGAGGAGGACCTGATTGACGCCGTCACAGGGCTCAGCGGCAGCGGGCCTGCCTAT GCGTTCATGGCCCTGGACGCGTTGGCCGACGGTGGGGTGAAGATGGGCCTGCCGAGGCGCCTGGCTGTCCGACTGGGGGCCCAGGCCTTGCTG GGGGCTGCCAAGATGCTGCTGGACTCAGAGCAGCACCCGGGCCAGCTCAAGGACAATGTCTGCTCCCCTGGGGGGGCCACCATCCACGCCCTGCACGTCCTAGAGAGCGGGGGCTTCCGCTCCCTGCTCATCAACGCAGTTGAGGCCTCCTGCATCCAAACACG AGAGCTGCAGTCCATGGCCGACCAAGAAAAGATCTCCCCAGCTGCCCTCAAGAAGACCCTCCTGGACAGAGTGAAGCTGGACTCCCGCACAGTGACCTCACTGACCCCCTCCAGCTCAGGGAAGCTCCTCACGAGAAGCCCAGTCCCAGGAGGCAAAAGAGACTAA